One Thermococcus alcaliphilus genomic region harbors:
- a CDS encoding acetyl ornithine aminotransferase family protein, producing MVKGPQVKEIPGPKAREIIEKHHKYMATTTNDPNEYFLVIERTEGNYWIDVDGNRILDFSSGIGVLNAGLRNPRVVEALKEQLDKVIHAAGTDYYNPYQVALAEKLDSIAPGDFEKKTFLSNSGTEANEAALKIAKWSTQRKLFIAFIGAFHGRTHGTMSLTASKPVHRSRMFPTMPGVEHVPYPNPYRNPWHIDGYEEPDELVNRVIEYIEDYLFDHYVPPEEVAAFIAEPIQGEGGYVVPPKNFFKELKKVADKHGILIIDDEVQMGMGRTGKMFAIEHFGIAPDIISLAKALGGGVPIGATIFRKDLDFGVPGVHSNTYGGNALACVAALTVIDELENGLIENAKKLEPLFKERLQEMYDKYEIIGDVRGLGLAWAIEFVKDRKTKEYASKERNQVVVEALKRGLATLGCGKSALRLIPPLTIDEEEAKIGLDILEDAIKTVVG from the coding sequence ATGGTGAAGGGACCTCAGGTTAAGGAAATCCCCGGACCGAAGGCTAGGGAAATAATAGAGAAACACCACAAGTATATGGCAACCACAACAAACGACCCAAACGAATACTTCTTGGTTATAGAGAGAACGGAGGGCAACTACTGGATTGACGTCGATGGGAATAGAATTCTCGATTTCTCCTCTGGTATAGGTGTTCTCAACGCTGGTCTTAGAAATCCGAGAGTTGTTGAAGCTTTGAAAGAGCAGCTGGACAAGGTCATCCATGCCGCTGGAACCGATTATTACAACCCCTATCAAGTAGCTCTTGCCGAAAAGCTTGACAGCATTGCCCCTGGTGACTTTGAGAAGAAGACCTTCCTTTCAAACAGCGGTACAGAAGCTAATGAGGCAGCCTTGAAGATAGCAAAGTGGTCAACCCAGAGAAAGCTCTTCATAGCCTTCATTGGGGCATTCCACGGCAGAACTCATGGAACAATGAGCTTAACCGCAAGCAAGCCCGTCCACAGGTCGAGAATGTTCCCAACAATGCCCGGCGTTGAACACGTCCCATACCCCAACCCCTACAGAAACCCATGGCACATTGACGGTTATGAGGAACCAGATGAGCTCGTAAACAGGGTAATCGAATACATCGAAGATTATCTCTTTGACCACTATGTCCCACCGGAAGAAGTGGCAGCGTTCATAGCGGAGCCAATTCAGGGTGAGGGAGGCTACGTAGTGCCACCAAAGAACTTCTTCAAGGAGCTCAAGAAAGTTGCAGACAAGCACGGCATACTCATCATAGATGATGAAGTCCAGATGGGAATGGGAAGAACGGGCAAGATGTTTGCAATTGAGCACTTTGGAATTGCTCCAGATATCATAAGCCTCGCAAAGGCCCTCGGTGGTGGAGTGCCAATTGGAGCAACGATCTTTAGGAAGGATTTGGACTTTGGTGTCCCCGGGGTACACAGCAACACTTATGGTGGAAATGCCTTGGCTTGTGTAGCAGCATTGACGGTAATTGATGAGCTTGAGAACGGCCTGATTGAAAACGCTAAAAAGCTTGAGCCACTCTTCAAGGAGAGACTTCAGGAAATGTATGATAAATACGAAATCATCGGTGACGTCAGAGGACTTGGCCTTGCTTGGGCTATTGAATTCGTAAAGGACAGAAAGACAAAAGAGTACGCAAGCAAGGAAAGAAACCAAGTTGTCGTTGAGGCACTTAAGAGAGGCCTTGCAACCCTTGGCTGTGGAAAGAGCGCTTTAAGACTAATCCCACCGCTAACAATAGACGAAGAAGAGGCCAAGATTGGTTTGGACATTCTCGAAGATGCCATCAAAACTGTTGTTGGCTGA
- the trxB gene encoding thioredoxin-disulfide reductase, producing the protein MFSLGGLSQTVDETKTWDVLIIGAGPAGFTAAIYAARYGLETLIISKDIGGNVALTDLIENYPGFPDGISGAELANRMHEQVKKLGVPIIFDEVERIDPAECAYYEGPCKFHVKTKNGKIYKARTVIIAVGAEPRKLRVPGEDKFYGRGVSYCATCDGPLFKGKDVIVVGGGNTALQEALYLKEIGVNVTLVHRRDQFRADKILQDRFKKAGIPAILNTVVVEIKGNQKVESVVLKNVKTGEVFEKKVDGVFVFIGYEPKTDFVKHLGITDEQGYIPVDMHMRTKVKGLFAAGDITNVFKQIAVAVGQGAIAANSAKELLEEWKTQVNEE; encoded by the coding sequence ATGTTCAGCTTAGGGGGACTTTCACAGACAGTTGATGAAACAAAAACATGGGATGTTCTGATAATAGGAGCTGGCCCAGCAGGATTTACTGCGGCAATATATGCGGCACGCTATGGGTTGGAGACTCTTATAATCTCAAAGGACATAGGTGGAAATGTTGCCCTTACAGACCTCATTGAGAACTACCCCGGATTTCCCGATGGGATAAGCGGTGCAGAGCTTGCCAACAGAATGCATGAGCAAGTAAAAAAGCTTGGAGTGCCGATAATTTTTGATGAAGTTGAGAGAATAGACCCCGCTGAGTGTGCCTATTATGAAGGCCCATGCAAGTTCCATGTAAAGACAAAAAATGGGAAGATTTACAAGGCTAGAACCGTTATAATAGCCGTTGGGGCAGAGCCTAGGAAGCTTAGAGTTCCTGGTGAAGACAAGTTTTACGGAAGGGGAGTTAGCTACTGTGCAACCTGTGACGGTCCTCTATTCAAGGGGAAAGATGTGATAGTTGTAGGAGGCGGCAATACAGCTCTACAAGAGGCTTTGTATCTGAAGGAAATAGGGGTCAACGTTACCCTTGTTCACAGAAGAGACCAGTTCAGGGCGGACAAAATACTTCAAGACAGGTTCAAAAAAGCCGGAATTCCAGCAATTTTAAACACGGTTGTGGTTGAGATAAAGGGCAATCAGAAGGTCGAAAGCGTAGTGCTGAAAAATGTAAAAACCGGCGAAGTATTTGAGAAGAAGGTCGATGGTGTGTTTGTTTTCATAGGCTACGAGCCTAAGACAGATTTCGTTAAACACCTCGGCATTACCGATGAACAGGGATACATTCCGGTGGATATGCACATGAGAACAAAAGTAAAGGGACTCTTTGCCGCTGGGGACATAACAAACGTCTTCAAACAGATTGCAGTGGCCGTTGGACAGGGAGCAATAGCGGCTAACTCAGCAAAGGAGCTTTTGGAAGAGTGGAAAACTCAAGTGAATGAAGAGTGA
- a CDS encoding metal-dependent hydrolase, with product MNYEGHVLSGILTYPLAVLLASFLKYYANIPFELTALSMILGYGVYVLGSDLPDLDHPEALIHRGVKPVVAVMVGSAVFVKGGNLLSIGNNVVDPVFGWFVAGLFAFGSWYAFSALMPKHRGIVHSLTFALLYGVLVFATFEYGLGFKLGEALFIGFAAFLGYTLHLIVDREVKII from the coding sequence GTGAACTACGAAGGGCACGTGCTTAGCGGCATCTTAACCTATCCTCTTGCTGTCCTCCTTGCATCTTTTTTGAAGTATTATGCAAACATCCCTTTTGAGCTTACTGCACTTTCCATGATACTGGGATATGGGGTTTATGTTCTAGGCTCTGACCTGCCTGACCTTGATCATCCAGAGGCGCTTATACATAGGGGAGTTAAGCCTGTAGTGGCTGTAATGGTTGGCAGTGCAGTTTTTGTTAAAGGAGGGAATCTTTTATCAATTGGAAACAACGTAGTAGATCCGGTGTTTGGATGGTTTGTAGCTGGGTTGTTTGCTTTTGGCTCTTGGTACGCTTTTTCAGCCTTAATGCCCAAGCACAGGGGAATTGTCCATTCCTTAACCTTTGCACTCCTCTATGGGGTTTTGGTTTTTGCTACCTTTGAGTACGGTCTTGGGTTTAAACTTGGGGAAGCATTGTTTATTGGGTTTGCCGCATTTTTGGGATACACTCTTCATCTGATAGTCGATCGTGAGGTAAAGATAATTTAG
- a CDS encoding THUMP domain-containing protein, translating to MATLLVTVPGGREGDAALELEWALGDARVRRTKWRGVLIVRTSLSKDEALERIREFETTAIFKVLPIEKFVESKKERILEEAFQLAKEYIKEGDSFAVRCKRRGNWISSGKEIEIELGAKIKEELNAKVDLTNPDWYVWIEVLGKKTGLSIIKPEEIVKKRVEF from the coding sequence ATGGCAACGTTGCTTGTAACCGTGCCGGGTGGAAGAGAAGGAGATGCTGCCCTTGAACTAGAATGGGCACTTGGGGATGCAAGGGTAAGGAGAACAAAGTGGAGAGGAGTGCTAATAGTTCGAACTTCCTTAAGCAAAGATGAGGCCCTTGAGAGAATCAGAGAATTTGAGACGACGGCTATATTCAAGGTACTTCCCATAGAAAAGTTCGTGGAGAGCAAAAAAGAGAGGATTCTTGAGGAAGCCTTTCAGCTTGCAAAGGAATATATCAAAGAGGGAGACAGCTTTGCAGTCAGATGCAAAAGAAGGGGCAACTGGATTTCATCTGGGAAGGAGATAGAGATAGAGCTCGGAGCAAAAATAAAGGAGGAGTTAAATGCTAAAGTAGACCTCACAAATCCGGATTGGTATGTCTGGATTGAGGTTCTCGGAAAAAAGACTGGTCTAAGCATAATCAAGCCAGAAGAAATCGTAAAAAAGAGGGTGGAGTTTTAA
- the queC gene encoding 7-cyano-7-deazaguanine synthase QueC, with protein sequence MKRAVVLFSGGLDSTACVYWAKKNYDEVIMLTINYGSNEEKVTNKVAEFFSKELNVPLKVIKLEFLEEFSKIRGTTLVGGETPKVTAKDLESMEIAQETAKSVWVPARNIVLISVAASLLDALGGGDIIVGFNAEEGVTFPDNTPEFVEKMNEMLKYGTMVDVKVVAPLINLDKKGIAKLLKELNAKYEYSNSCYMPQGFTEDGKPIHCGECESCVRRHRGLIEAISEDKTIYKVKPKL encoded by the coding sequence ATGAAAAGAGCAGTTGTCTTGTTTAGTGGTGGGCTTGACAGTACGGCTTGCGTATACTGGGCAAAGAAAAATTATGATGAAGTTATCATGCTAACCATAAACTACGGCAGCAATGAGGAGAAGGTAACCAATAAAGTGGCGGAGTTTTTTTCAAAGGAGCTCAATGTTCCGCTGAAAGTCATCAAACTTGAGTTTTTGGAGGAATTCTCCAAAATTAGGGGAACAACTTTAGTTGGAGGGGAAACTCCAAAAGTCACTGCAAAGGATTTGGAGAGCATGGAAATCGCTCAAGAAACAGCAAAGAGCGTTTGGGTTCCAGCAAGGAACATAGTGCTAATATCTGTAGCCGCTTCGCTTTTGGATGCCCTTGGAGGAGGAGACATTATAGTGGGCTTCAATGCTGAAGAAGGGGTTACTTTTCCTGACAATACTCCCGAATTTGTGGAGAAAATGAACGAGATGCTAAAATATGGAACCATGGTAGATGTAAAAGTGGTCGCTCCCCTCATAAATCTGGATAAGAAGGGCATAGCAAAGCTGTTGAAAGAGCTCAATGCAAAATACGAGTATTCCAATTCATGCTACATGCCCCAAGGTTTTACGGAAGATGGGAAGCCCATTCACTGCGGCGAATGTGAGAGCTGTGTTAGGAGGCATAGGGGGCTTATTGAAGCCATCAGTGAAGACAAAACCATCTATAAAGTCAAGCCTAAGTTATAA
- a CDS encoding DUF99 family protein, translated as MIRKVKPQIRVIGFDDGTFSFKSKLRKGRTILVGVVMKGSQDVVGVVTRWIEIDGKDSTEKMIDAVNNSRFKDLRVIMLKGITYAGFNVVDVERLSKETGLPVIIVIRKKPDLRAMEDALRKHFSDADERIALLRKAGEIRELIPGKVFYQAYGIPPHQAEEIIKLTQKSSLIPEPLRLAHMIASAVITGESKKE; from the coding sequence ATGATCCGTAAAGTAAAGCCCCAGATAAGGGTTATCGGCTTCGATGATGGCACTTTTTCTTTTAAATCTAAGCTCAGAAAAGGTCGCACTATTTTAGTTGGCGTTGTTATGAAAGGTTCTCAAGATGTTGTAGGAGTAGTCACAAGGTGGATTGAAATCGATGGCAAAGATTCGACCGAAAAAATGATTGATGCAGTAAACAACTCTCGATTTAAGGACTTGAGGGTTATAATGCTCAAGGGAATAACGTATGCAGGGTTTAACGTCGTTGACGTGGAAAGATTAAGCAAAGAAACTGGATTGCCTGTGATAATAGTAATAAGGAAAAAGCCCGATTTAAGAGCTATGGAAGATGCCCTGAGAAAACACTTTTCAGATGCCGATGAGAGAATTGCGCTTCTTAGAAAAGCTGGGGAGATAAGGGAACTAATCCCTGGGAAAGTATTCTATCAAGCTTATGGAATCCCCCCACACCAGGCAGAGGAGATAATAAAACTAACCCAAAAGAGCTCCCTTATACCTGAACCTTTAAGATTGGCTCATATGATAGCCTCTGCCGTAATTACCGGAGAGTCTAAGAAGGAGTAG
- the cutA gene encoding divalent-cation tolerance protein CutA: MILVYTTFPDWESAERITKELLERKLIACANLREHKAFYWWQGKIEEDNEVGAVLKTKVDLWSELKEALRELHPYSVPAIIRIDVDHVNKEYLDWLLEVTK; encoded by the coding sequence ATGATACTCGTATACACAACGTTTCCTGACTGGGAAAGTGCTGAAAGGATAACAAAAGAGCTGCTGGAGAGAAAACTAATTGCCTGCGCCAATTTGAGGGAACACAAGGCTTTCTACTGGTGGCAAGGAAAGATTGAAGAGGACAACGAAGTTGGTGCAGTACTAAAGACAAAAGTTGACCTCTGGAGTGAGCTCAAAGAAGCTCTAAGAGAATTGCATCCATACTCCGTGCCAGCAATAATAAGGATAGATGTGGATCACGTTAATAAAGAATACCTAGACTGGCTTTTAGAGGTAACAAAATGA
- a CDS encoding acylphosphatase produces the protein MEIVRAHLRIYGRVQGVGFRWSMQREARKLGVNGWVRNLPDGSVEAVIEGERERVEALIGWAHQGPPWARVTRVEVEWEEPKGEKGFRVVG, from the coding sequence ATGGAGATAGTAAGGGCACATCTAAGGATATACGGCCGAGTACAGGGAGTAGGATTTAGATGGAGCATGCAAAGAGAAGCGAGAAAACTCGGTGTTAATGGATGGGTAAGGAATCTCCCAGATGGAAGCGTAGAGGCTGTAATTGAGGGAGAAAGAGAGAGGGTCGAGGCATTAATAGGGTGGGCACATCAGGGGCCGCCTTGGGCAAGGGTTACAAGGGTAGAGGTAGAGTGGGAAGAACCAAAGGGTGAGAAAGGATTTAGGGTAGTGGGCTAA
- a CDS encoding regulator of amino acid metabolism, contains ACT domain protein, giving the protein MMLVLDAYFKNFPARRKVAEFLFENGLSVKNGKIYLRNVEIPISELSRVIGVNRKIIYHTIDYIENTYPLRMIFEKLNPLPSLINVAPIMGWEVLEIELEKEEYSHALSELLRYLYENDVPIMEIFSRNLRQEDAKAYIVIDGTLPVEVFMRIKDIPGFRKLVLHTPEKSKEKVVCSYCEVNYCPKKVVIEGLNYKG; this is encoded by the coding sequence GTGATGCTTGTATTGGATGCTTATTTTAAAAACTTTCCAGCCAGACGGAAGGTAGCGGAGTTCCTTTTTGAAAACGGACTAAGTGTGAAAAATGGAAAAATTTATCTGAGAAACGTTGAGATACCAATAAGCGAGCTTTCTCGTGTAATAGGTGTGAATAGAAAAATAATCTACCACACCATAGATTACATTGAAAACACCTATCCTCTGCGAATGATATTTGAGAAGCTAAACCCACTTCCAAGCCTTATAAACGTAGCACCCATCATGGGATGGGAGGTTCTTGAGATAGAACTTGAGAAGGAGGAGTACTCCCATGCCCTTTCTGAATTGCTTAGGTACCTTTACGAGAATGATGTTCCAATAATGGAGATATTCAGCAGGAACCTTAGGCAAGAGGACGCCAAAGCATACATCGTTATAGATGGGACTCTGCCCGTAGAGGTTTTTATGAGAATAAAGGACATCCCAGGGTTTAGAAAGCTCGTTCTCCACACTCCCGAAAAGAGCAAAGAAAAAGTTGTATGCAGTTACTGTGAAGTTAACTACTGCCCCAAAAAAGTTGTTATTGAAGGGCTAAATTACAAAGGTTAG
- a CDS encoding DUF460 domain-containing protein: MPILIVGIDIISEEPKRFAVVSWFNGKIIKHGEFTFYRLLRFIRVKKPDIVAMDNIHELGEYLRKFIRAIPQGTKIVQVTGRPGEQKPLWSLAKEHGIRIGDKFNPYEEAKVCALLAAKGVGYEVLPFEDEVIIKVSRGRSQGKGGWSQDRYRRRVHNLIQNKVREIEETLKRADIPFDLEIKEKDQGLERGEFRVYTSREELAGLIKPMKGGDVEIRIRPVERKTFEFVPLKSESAIRERKSIIVGLDPGITVGIAALDLNGEILALYSERNMAVSDIVRFISEVGHPIIVATDVNPAPGLVEKISRSFKAMLFVPRESLKVEEKNELLKNLGISVEDDHQRDALAAAYKAYLRLKPKLDHVEAKLREMGITKKGEEIKALVIQGYNLGEAILKVKEKEKSKEIKTAEVTETSVDVTPYIEKIRELENTINLLERENQELRAVIEEQRKIIEGLENRLATYDERIREKIIREKEMEIREKRIEYLEKELREARSIIEKLSKDLVLAKRMHLLELKGTAVPLKVIENLTWKEIEELERSAGIKKEDVLYVVNPSGAGKSIAEHLAERRIKALISAKTLPNLVYETLKENKIPVLYENEIEVKRVDDFAIVDRKELEGAIEEKLKRWEEEEKEREVQEFLRLVEEYRLERIKELKKKAEEGH, translated from the coding sequence ATGCCTATTCTGATCGTTGGGATTGATATAATCAGTGAAGAACCAAAACGTTTTGCCGTGGTTAGCTGGTTTAATGGAAAGATAATCAAGCACGGTGAGTTTACTTTTTATCGACTTCTGAGATTTATAAGGGTCAAAAAACCCGATATTGTTGCCATGGACAACATCCACGAGCTTGGGGAGTACCTTAGGAAATTTATAAGGGCAATTCCGCAGGGGACAAAGATAGTTCAGGTAACCGGCAGACCTGGAGAGCAAAAACCCCTATGGAGTCTAGCTAAGGAACATGGAATTAGAATAGGGGATAAGTTCAACCCCTATGAGGAAGCAAAGGTATGTGCCCTTTTAGCCGCTAAGGGAGTAGGGTATGAAGTTCTTCCTTTTGAAGATGAGGTCATTATAAAGGTCTCAAGAGGGAGAAGTCAAGGAAAAGGTGGGTGGAGTCAAGACAGATACAGGAGAAGGGTCCATAACTTAATCCAGAACAAAGTCAGGGAAATTGAAGAGACTCTCAAGAGGGCTGACATACCTTTCGACCTTGAAATTAAAGAGAAAGACCAGGGGCTGGAAAGGGGAGAGTTTAGGGTTTATACATCCAGGGAGGAGCTTGCAGGTCTTATAAAGCCTATGAAAGGAGGGGATGTTGAAATAAGAATTCGCCCGGTGGAGAGGAAGACTTTTGAGTTTGTGCCCCTAAAGAGTGAAAGCGCCATAAGAGAAAGGAAGAGCATTATTGTAGGGCTTGATCCCGGTATTACCGTTGGAATAGCTGCTTTGGATTTGAACGGCGAGATTTTAGCACTTTACAGTGAGAGGAACATGGCTGTTAGTGATATTGTGAGATTTATAAGCGAGGTTGGTCATCCAATAATAGTAGCCACCGATGTGAACCCTGCTCCTGGGTTGGTGGAGAAAATTTCTCGCTCTTTTAAGGCAATGCTCTTCGTTCCGCGGGAGAGCTTAAAAGTTGAGGAAAAGAATGAGCTTTTAAAGAACTTAGGCATAAGCGTTGAGGACGATCACCAAAGAGATGCATTAGCTGCAGCTTACAAAGCATACCTCCGCCTGAAGCCAAAGCTTGACCATGTTGAAGCAAAACTCAGAGAGATGGGCATCACAAAGAAGGGAGAGGAAATAAAGGCCCTCGTAATACAGGGATACAATCTTGGAGAGGCTATTTTGAAAGTAAAAGAAAAAGAAAAGAGCAAAGAAATAAAAACTGCCGAGGTAACTGAGACTTCTGTTGACGTTACTCCCTACATAGAAAAGATAAGGGAACTCGAAAATACCATAAATCTGCTGGAGAGAGAGAATCAAGAGCTAAGAGCCGTAATTGAAGAGCAGAGAAAAATTATAGAAGGCTTGGAGAACAGATTGGCAACCTATGACGAGAGAATTAGGGAAAAGATTATTAGAGAGAAAGAGATGGAAATTAGAGAGAAAAGAATAGAGTACCTTGAAAAAGAACTTAGAGAAGCGAGATCGATAATAGAAAAGCTCAGCAAAGACTTGGTCTTGGCAAAGAGGATGCACCTGTTGGAACTTAAAGGCACTGCAGTTCCTCTGAAGGTAATCGAAAACCTGACGTGGAAAGAGATTGAAGAGTTAGAGCGTTCTGCGGGTATTAAAAAAGAAGACGTCCTCTATGTTGTTAATCCTTCAGGCGCTGGAAAGAGCATAGCAGAACACCTTGCAGAAAGGAGGATAAAAGCCCTAATAAGTGCAAAAACACTACCAAACCTTGTATATGAAACGCTAAAGGAAAACAAAATACCAGTCCTCTATGAGAATGAGATTGAAGTGAAGAGGGTTGATGACTTTGCAATAGTTGATAGGAAAGAGCTCGAAGGTGCAATAGAAGAAAAATTGAAGCGCTGGGAAGAGGAAGAAAAAGAAAGGGAAGTTCAAGAGTTCCTAAGGCTTGTTGAGGAATATCGGCTTGAGAGGATCAAGGAGCTTAAGAAAAAGGCAGAAGAAGGACATTAA
- a CDS encoding transcriptional regulator, whose protein sequence is MKQLKELTSNHVLGNPIRLAIMLYLLPRARVLFKDLLEVLELTPGNLDSHLRVLEKAGYVKIKKVFSDRPRTAVEITQKGAQETGEYLRMLREVLNGI, encoded by the coding sequence ATGAAACAACTCAAGGAGCTAACCAGTAATCACGTACTTGGAAACCCAATTAGGCTAGCTATAATGCTTTATCTCCTTCCAAGAGCCCGGGTTTTGTTTAAAGATCTACTTGAAGTGCTAGAGCTTACCCCAGGCAATCTGGATTCTCATCTTAGGGTTCTTGAAAAAGCCGGGTATGTAAAAATCAAAAAAGTCTTTTCTGATAGGCCAAGAACTGCAGTGGAAATAACTCAAAAAGGCGCTCAAGAAACTGGAGAATACTTGAGGATGCTTCGGGAAGTCCTGAATGGGATTTAA
- a CDS encoding radical SAM protein: protein MKIEELYEKQGRGVRCLVCERRCLIEEGKKGICRNYTNLEGKLVHIGYGKLSAIESRPIEIKPFFHYYPNSTALTFSGFGCNFYCPWCQNYHLSFSDIPEWIMEVPPEELVSLALKNEDNGLCASFNEPATLYTYLLDVFELGKRKGLYSCLVTNGYFTLKALRNLIESGASGFSIDIKGCPKMKVLSVDHKKAFRNAKEAINLGAHVEMVYLVVTNTNDFEECYNWIFNMHSKMLGEDVPLHINRYYPMNYWKEPPTPAEKLVKLKKIAQKEYNLNYVYVGNIGSIEHETTYCPKCGEKLIIRSGYRVLRWNLRDNRCPRCGEKIPIYGEFTRF, encoded by the coding sequence ATGAAAATTGAAGAGCTTTACGAAAAACAGGGCAGGGGCGTTAGGTGTCTTGTCTGTGAAAGAAGATGCTTGATAGAAGAGGGCAAGAAAGGGATATGCAGGAACTACACCAATTTAGAGGGAAAACTAGTGCACATAGGCTATGGAAAACTGAGCGCCATCGAAAGCAGACCCATAGAGATAAAGCCCTTCTTCCATTACTATCCAAATTCCACCGCATTGACCTTCTCCGGCTTTGGATGCAACTTCTACTGCCCTTGGTGTCAAAACTACCATCTAAGCTTCTCCGATATTCCCGAGTGGATCATGGAAGTTCCGCCAGAAGAGCTCGTGAGCCTAGCCTTAAAGAATGAAGATAACGGTCTTTGTGCAAGCTTTAACGAACCAGCAACCCTTTACACTTATCTCCTAGATGTTTTTGAGCTCGGAAAAAGGAAGGGGCTATACAGCTGTTTGGTCACAAATGGTTATTTCACTCTCAAAGCCTTGAGAAATCTCATCGAAAGCGGAGCTTCGGGCTTCAGCATAGACATCAAAGGGTGCCCTAAGATGAAAGTTCTAAGTGTTGATCACAAGAAGGCTTTCAGAAACGCCAAAGAAGCAATAAACTTAGGAGCCCATGTTGAGATGGTTTACCTTGTTGTTACAAATACCAACGATTTTGAAGAATGTTACAACTGGATTTTTAATATGCACTCAAAGATGCTTGGAGAGGATGTTCCCCTACATATAAACCGCTATTATCCGATGAACTACTGGAAAGAGCCGCCTACACCAGCAGAAAAGCTGGTAAAGTTAAAGAAGATCGCTCAAAAAGAGTACAATCTGAATTACGTTTACGTTGGGAACATTGGCTCAATCGAACACGAAACGACGTATTGTCCTAAATGCGGCGAAAAGCTGATAATACGTTCTGGCTACAGAGTGCTGAGATGGAATCTAAGGGACAACAGATGTCCCCGATGTGGCGAAAAGATTCCAATTTATGGGGAGTTCACTCGATTCTAA
- a CDS encoding TIGR00269 family protein: protein MKCTKCGRDAVYHARYEGKFYCHKHFNEMVESKVKQTVRKYGLIKRGDRIAVGVSGGKDSVVLLHILHKLSQKFPFEIIAITIDEGIAGYRPESVEIAKKNAKMLGVEHRVYSFKEYIGFTLDETVNIMGSFEKGERVGACSYCGVWRRWLLNYAAQDVNADKLAVGHNLDDEVQMFLMNIMRGDVARLGRTGPYYEVIHEGLVPRIKPLREVPEKEIVLYAVLNNIEVDFSECPYAVEAFRAEIRDWINEMEEKHPGTKYQILRSYDKMFPLLAKAYAHRDLNRCKICGQPTTGEICKACSFKLQVQEKAKEKGITFRIE, encoded by the coding sequence ATGAAATGTACAAAGTGTGGAAGAGACGCTGTTTATCATGCGAGATACGAGGGGAAGTTTTATTGCCACAAACATTTCAATGAAATGGTTGAGAGCAAAGTAAAGCAAACCGTAAGAAAATATGGGTTAATTAAGAGAGGGGACAGAATAGCGGTGGGAGTGAGCGGTGGAAAAGACAGCGTTGTTCTTCTTCACATCCTTCACAAGCTCAGCCAGAAGTTTCCTTTTGAAATAATAGCGATAACCATAGATGAGGGAATAGCCGGTTACAGACCAGAGAGCGTTGAAATAGCGAAGAAGAATGCAAAGATGCTTGGAGTAGAGCATCGCGTCTATTCCTTCAAGGAATACATAGGCTTTACCCTCGATGAGACCGTCAATATAATGGGAAGTTTTGAAAAAGGAGAAAGGGTTGGGGCATGTTCCTATTGCGGCGTTTGGAGAAGGTGGTTGTTAAACTATGCCGCTCAAGACGTCAATGCTGACAAGCTTGCCGTTGGTCATAATTTGGACGATGAAGTTCAAATGTTTCTCATGAACATTATGCGTGGGGATGTGGCTAGACTTGGGAGAACTGGCCCTTACTATGAAGTTATTCACGAGGGTCTTGTGCCAAGAATAAAACCCCTTAGGGAAGTACCGGAGAAGGAGATAGTACTTTATGCGGTTTTGAACAACATTGAAGTAGATTTTTCTGAGTGTCCCTATGCTGTGGAGGCATTTAGGGCAGAAATCAGAGACTGGATAAATGAAATGGAAGAAAAGCACCCGGGAACTAAGTACCAAATCCTGAGAAGTTACGATAAGATGTTTCCACTTTTGGCGAAAGCTTATGCCCATAGGGATCTCAATAGATGCAAAATCTGTGGGCAGCCAACTACTGGAGAGATATGTAAGGCATGCAGCTTCAAGCTTCAAGTGCAGGAGAAGGCAAAGGAAAAGGGAATCACTTTTAGAATCGAGTGA